The Georgenia faecalis genome includes a window with the following:
- a CDS encoding DUF2867 domain-containing protein, with protein sequence MLEGLSRTGVLEEEPPRYSALAMIGRPWSPDPRAHVAVDGLRGVAHFDEPGWLKYGMEWVLEPLAPTLTRLRTATLCTATDERTRRAFAAYWVVIRPFSGLLRTAMLTTVRRLATRPAPGRGRAARRLPPHAHTDRPWLIHAIAPDFTLEDVWLIDVHGSADELSRLLHAVIDDGFPDRAPVAVRALWKARWIIGGVLGWDRPDEGLGTRVSSLRGRLPDGVATAAPGSDLPGVPFTTLYETRDEWAAEVANKTVHGVMHLGWVPDGNGGYRGQMAVLVRPNGALGRLYMALIKPLRYGVVYPALLRGIEKRWMAERG encoded by the coding sequence GTGCTGGAGGGCCTGTCGCGGACGGGAGTCCTCGAGGAGGAGCCGCCCCGCTACTCCGCACTGGCGATGATCGGCCGTCCCTGGTCACCCGACCCGCGGGCCCATGTCGCCGTCGACGGCCTCCGCGGGGTCGCCCACTTCGACGAGCCCGGCTGGCTCAAGTACGGCATGGAGTGGGTGCTCGAGCCGCTGGCTCCGACGCTCACCCGCCTTCGCACGGCCACACTGTGCACGGCGACCGACGAGCGCACCCGCCGCGCCTTCGCGGCGTACTGGGTCGTCATCCGCCCGTTCAGCGGGTTGCTGAGGACCGCCATGCTCACCACCGTCCGGCGTCTGGCGACCCGCCCCGCTCCCGGGCGAGGGCGTGCCGCCAGGAGGCTGCCGCCGCATGCGCACACCGACCGGCCGTGGCTGATCCATGCCATCGCCCCCGACTTCACGCTCGAGGACGTGTGGTTGATCGACGTGCACGGTTCCGCCGACGAGCTGTCGCGCCTGCTCCACGCGGTCATCGACGACGGTTTCCCCGACCGGGCACCGGTCGCCGTCCGTGCCTTGTGGAAGGCGCGCTGGATCATCGGGGGAGTCCTGGGCTGGGACCGACCCGACGAGGGGCTCGGAACCCGTGTCTCGTCGCTGCGGGGGCGCCTCCCGGACGGCGTCGCCACGGCGGCGCCGGGGAGCGACCTTCCCGGGGTTCCGTTCACCACCCTCTACGAGACGAGGGACGAGTGGGCGGCCGAGGTGGCCAACAAGACCGTGCACGGGGTGATGCACCTCGGGTGGGTGCCGGACGGGAACGGCGGCTACCGGGGGCAGATGGCGGTGCTGGTGCGCCCCAACGGCGCGCTGGGCCGCCTCTACATGGCGCTCATCAAGCCGCTGCGGTACGGCGTCGTCTACCCCGCACTCCTCCGCGGCATCGAGAAGCGCTGGATGGCCGAGCGGGGGTGA
- a CDS encoding histidine phosphatase family protein, with protein MATALLVRHGRTTANAAGLLAGRAVGVSLDPVGRDQAARAADRLATVPLVAVVSSPLERCQQTAQHILDRQGGTPYAPVDLDLTECDYGQWQGRMLSELATEDLWPLVQSQPSAVVFPDGESVAAMQARSVAAVRRLDAAFEAEHGPDAVWVAVSHGDVIKSILADALGMHLDMFQRIDVGPASVSVVRYGASRPSVHATNTDAGDLSWLAKGIHSGDAPVGGGAGREAP; from the coding sequence ATGGCGACAGCTCTCCTGGTGCGGCACGGTCGCACCACAGCAAATGCCGCTGGGCTGCTGGCCGGTAGGGCCGTCGGCGTCAGCCTGGACCCGGTCGGGCGCGACCAAGCTGCTCGAGCCGCAGACCGGCTCGCGACCGTTCCCCTCGTAGCGGTGGTGTCGAGCCCCCTTGAGCGTTGTCAGCAGACCGCCCAGCACATCCTCGATCGCCAGGGGGGCACGCCATACGCGCCGGTCGATCTCGATCTCACCGAGTGCGACTACGGCCAGTGGCAGGGCCGCATGCTCTCGGAGCTCGCGACCGAGGATCTGTGGCCGCTGGTGCAGTCGCAACCATCTGCCGTCGTCTTTCCCGACGGTGAGTCGGTGGCCGCGATGCAGGCCCGGTCGGTAGCAGCCGTCCGCCGCCTCGATGCAGCCTTCGAAGCCGAGCATGGGCCCGATGCGGTGTGGGTTGCGGTCAGCCATGGTGACGTCATCAAATCCATACTCGCCGACGCGCTCGGCATGCACCTGGACATGTTCCAGCGCATCGACGTGGGCCCCGCATCCGTGTCGGTCGTGCGCTACGGCGCTAGCCGGCCGAGCGTCCACGCGACCAATACCGACGCGGGTGATCTCTCGTGGCTGGCGAAGGGGATCCACTCTGGCGATGCGCCGGTGGGTGGCGGCGCAGGGCGCGAGGCGCCGTGA
- a CDS encoding SRPBCC family protein, with the protein MALRYRTTARIAAPADTVWDVLTDVERMPEWTPSMTRVRLVDEDRLELGTAVEVRQPRMPRMTWVVDELTPGRHFRWSAVSGGTVTHGEHWLAPRPDGRQVDVTLEIRHAGPRARLVGALTMRRTARYVEMEMQGLKAASEATAAGLER; encoded by the coding sequence ATGGCCCTGCGCTACCGCACGACGGCGAGGATCGCCGCGCCCGCAGACACCGTCTGGGACGTGCTCACCGACGTCGAGCGCATGCCCGAGTGGACCCCCTCCATGACGCGCGTGCGCCTCGTCGACGAGGACCGTCTGGAGCTCGGCACGGCGGTGGAGGTCCGCCAGCCGCGCATGCCGCGCATGACGTGGGTCGTCGACGAGCTGACGCCCGGACGGCACTTCCGATGGTCCGCGGTGAGCGGGGGGACCGTCACGCACGGCGAGCACTGGCTGGCCCCGCGCCCGGACGGTCGGCAGGTCGACGTCACGCTCGAGATCCGGCACGCCGGGCCGCGGGCGCGGCTCGTCGGCGCCCTCACCATGCGCCGCACGGCGCGCTACGTCGAGATGGAGATGCAGGGGCTCAAAGCGGCCAGCGAGGCCACCGCGGCCGGCCTGGAGCGGTAG
- a CDS encoding ABC transporter substrate-binding protein, translating to MKIRRTAQAASVVVVGSLVLAACTSSPDDPATADGGGEQTSESGGSDTYEGTDKEALDITETAEGEIFYSTGQDEWTGYNTLTADTYSTYGNVIMDRIRPEGFFYFGTDGTIHENPEFGTVEVVSGLEGDDPLVIEYTVNDDATWSDGNAIDYGDFLLEWVSQNPAWLSPDPAAPVFNHVSGPDYPNTQVPDGPQGEDGDKTFTVEYAEKYPDWKLVTGAYLLPAHVVADQIGLTETELVQAIKDQNVEVLTQAAEFWNDGWLSNPGELPDPSIAPSGNRYQLMEGGWTAGQSLTLEANPEYWGTPAATDRITFRFLAADAHTQALENGDLNVIEPQATVDTLPQLEQLGDAVEVQTGAELTWEHLDFNFASGVFSDAEGGLALREAFAYCMPRQQIVDNLIAPVDPEAQLMNAREVFPFQDTYDEVVEASYDGRFDEVNLEEAQRLVEESGIATPIDVRIGYSAPNPRRTNQVEMIKSSCDQVGFNVTDVGSADFFSVALPAGDYEAALFAWAGSGQIASGQNIYSTAYPQNYGGYTNTAVDEAWVTLAQSLDPEVHLEQTKVIERELWDTLFGIPIFAHPGVVAYSAGMENVRHTATQNGVAWNADQWLLAE from the coding sequence TTGAAGATCAGGCGCACGGCTCAGGCCGCGTCGGTCGTCGTGGTGGGCTCGCTCGTTCTCGCAGCCTGCACGAGCAGCCCCGACGACCCGGCCACCGCGGACGGCGGCGGGGAGCAGACGAGCGAGTCCGGAGGCTCCGACACCTACGAGGGCACCGACAAGGAAGCGCTCGACATCACCGAGACGGCCGAGGGGGAGATCTTCTACTCGACCGGTCAGGACGAGTGGACCGGCTACAACACGCTGACCGCCGACACGTACTCCACGTACGGCAACGTCATCATGGACCGCATCCGCCCCGAGGGCTTCTTCTACTTCGGGACCGACGGCACCATCCACGAGAACCCCGAGTTCGGCACCGTCGAGGTCGTCTCCGGCCTCGAGGGCGACGACCCGCTGGTCATCGAGTACACGGTCAACGACGACGCGACGTGGTCCGACGGCAACGCCATCGACTACGGCGACTTCCTGCTCGAGTGGGTCTCGCAGAACCCCGCGTGGCTCTCGCCCGACCCGGCCGCCCCCGTCTTCAACCACGTCTCCGGGCCGGACTACCCCAACACCCAGGTGCCCGACGGCCCGCAGGGTGAGGACGGCGACAAGACGTTCACCGTCGAGTACGCCGAGAAGTACCCCGACTGGAAGCTCGTCACGGGCGCCTACCTGCTCCCCGCGCACGTCGTGGCCGACCAGATCGGTCTCACCGAGACCGAGCTCGTCCAGGCGATCAAGGACCAGAACGTCGAGGTCCTCACGCAGGCGGCGGAGTTCTGGAACGACGGCTGGCTGTCGAACCCGGGCGAGCTGCCCGACCCGTCGATCGCCCCCTCCGGCAACCGCTACCAGCTCATGGAGGGCGGCTGGACGGCCGGCCAGTCCCTGACGCTCGAGGCGAACCCCGAGTACTGGGGCACCCCGGCGGCCACGGACCGGATCACCTTCCGCTTCCTCGCGGCCGACGCCCACACCCAGGCCCTTGAGAACGGTGACCTCAACGTCATCGAGCCGCAGGCCACCGTCGACACGCTGCCGCAGCTCGAGCAGCTCGGCGACGCGGTCGAGGTCCAGACGGGCGCCGAGCTCACCTGGGAGCACCTCGACTTCAACTTCGCCAGCGGCGTGTTCTCCGACGCCGAGGGCGGGCTCGCCCTGCGGGAGGCCTTCGCCTACTGCATGCCGCGCCAGCAGATCGTCGACAACCTCATCGCACCGGTCGACCCCGAGGCGCAGCTCATGAACGCCCGTGAGGTCTTCCCGTTCCAGGACACCTACGACGAGGTCGTCGAGGCGTCCTACGACGGCCGCTTCGACGAGGTGAACCTCGAGGAGGCCCAGCGTCTCGTCGAGGAGTCGGGCATCGCGACCCCGATCGACGTCCGCATCGGGTACTCCGCGCCCAACCCGCGCCGTACCAACCAGGTCGAGATGATCAAGTCGAGCTGTGACCAGGTCGGCTTCAACGTCACCGACGTCGGCAGCGCCGACTTCTTCTCCGTGGCGCTCCCCGCCGGTGACTACGAGGCCGCGCTCTTCGCGTGGGCCGGTTCCGGCCAGATCGCCTCGGGCCAGAACATCTACTCGACGGCGTACCCGCAGAACTACGGCGGCTACACCAACACGGCCGTCGACGAGGCCTGGGTCACGCTGGCCCAGTCCCTCGACCCGGAGGTCCACCTCGAGCAGACGAAGGTCATCGAGCGGGAGCTGTGGGACACGCTCTTCGGTATCCCGATCTTCGCCCACCCGGGCGTGGTCGCGTACTCCGCGGGCATGGAGAACGTCCGGCACACGGCCACGCAGAACGGCGTGGCCTGGAACGCCGACCAGTGGCTCCTCGCTGAGTGA
- a CDS encoding TetR/AcrR family transcriptional regulator — protein sequence MSNAGTAGTGAPGPRRRLLDATIELMAREGSGGWTLRRLAQALGTSHRMVIYHFGSLDGLLVAVVEEVERLQRARRAELASDNPDPVAAARAMWRELASPSAAPHERLFFQLYVAGLQGRGAAAALPKASVEEWLEPLTAMFAATTSTPEEAALDARLGLAVVRGLLLDQLATGDRHAVAAAHERYLALYAARLETDRS from the coding sequence GTGTCGAACGCTGGGACCGCAGGGACGGGCGCACCAGGTCCTCGCCGGCGACTCCTCGACGCGACCATCGAGCTGATGGCCCGCGAGGGCAGCGGCGGATGGACCCTGCGACGCCTGGCGCAGGCGCTCGGCACGAGCCACCGCATGGTGATCTACCATTTCGGCTCCCTCGACGGACTCCTCGTCGCCGTCGTCGAGGAGGTCGAGCGCCTCCAGCGCGCGCGGCGTGCGGAGCTCGCGTCCGACAACCCCGACCCCGTCGCCGCCGCGCGAGCGATGTGGCGTGAGCTTGCCAGCCCCTCGGCGGCCCCCCACGAACGCCTGTTCTTCCAGCTGTACGTGGCGGGCCTGCAGGGCCGCGGGGCGGCCGCCGCCCTGCCCAAGGCGTCCGTCGAGGAGTGGCTGGAGCCGCTGACCGCCATGTTCGCCGCGACGACGAGCACCCCGGAGGAAGCGGCGCTCGACGCGAGGCTCGGCCTCGCCGTCGTCCGCGGTCTGCTCCTCGACCAGCTGGCCACCGGCGACCGTCACGCGGTCGCGGCAGCGCATGAGCGCTACCTCGCCCTGTACGCGGCCCGGCTCGAGACCGACCGCTCCTGA
- the yidD gene encoding membrane protein insertion efficiency factor YidD, producing the protein MSLPSRLVTTLIRVYQRRISPRKGFTCAHLVAHGGRSCSAAVADVVAQVGVARALVPTAARFLACYQAAQLLASTQVQGVCCCGGIPVPFRFGGR; encoded by the coding sequence ATGAGCCTCCCCAGCCGCCTCGTCACCACGCTCATCCGCGTGTACCAGCGCCGAATCTCCCCCCGCAAGGGCTTTACCTGCGCGCACCTCGTCGCGCACGGCGGACGGTCGTGCTCCGCCGCGGTCGCCGACGTCGTCGCCCAGGTGGGGGTGGCCCGCGCCCTGGTCCCCACCGCCGCCCGGTTCCTCGCCTGCTACCAGGCGGCCCAGCTCCTGGCGTCCACCCAGGTGCAGGGCGTGTGCTGCTGCGGCGGCATCCCCGTCCCGTTCCGTTTCGGCGGGCGCTGA
- a CDS encoding TetR/AcrR family transcriptional regulator, which translates to MNETTARRTQADRRAATRGALLEAAARGLSTYGYANLVLEQVARDAGYTRGALYHLFANKEELAQAVVAWVSETWDAEVRRPALAEQDALASLMTMTRGHVGYCRRHDGARVMLALRVEFTGQDHPVGRAMEATYHRLEAECAELVAAGRRDGSVPPGPPPQLTAAALLAVLESVAIEVAGAAPHDVELAQRAVRGVLGVLPLASTPTTTAP; encoded by the coding sequence GTGAACGAGACGACGGCGCGTCGCACGCAGGCCGACCGCCGGGCCGCGACGCGCGGGGCACTGCTGGAGGCCGCGGCACGGGGCCTGTCCACCTACGGGTACGCGAACCTCGTGCTGGAGCAGGTGGCCAGGGACGCGGGCTACACCCGGGGCGCCCTGTACCACCTGTTCGCCAACAAGGAGGAGCTCGCGCAGGCCGTCGTGGCCTGGGTGAGCGAGACGTGGGACGCCGAGGTGCGCCGGCCCGCCCTCGCGGAGCAGGACGCCCTGGCGTCGCTGATGACGATGACCAGGGGGCACGTCGGGTACTGCCGGCGCCATGACGGCGCCCGGGTGATGCTGGCGTTGAGGGTGGAGTTCACCGGGCAGGACCATCCGGTCGGGCGCGCGATGGAGGCGACCTACCACCGGCTCGAGGCCGAGTGCGCCGAGCTGGTCGCCGCCGGTCGCCGCGACGGCTCGGTCCCGCCGGGGCCTCCGCCCCAGCTCACGGCGGCCGCCCTGCTCGCCGTCCTCGAGTCGGTGGCGATCGAGGTCGCCGGCGCCGCTCCCCACGACGTCGAGCTCGCCCAGCGCGCCGTACGGGGAGTGCTCGGCGTCCTGCCCCTCGCGTCCACCCCGACGACGACGGCCCCCTGA
- a CDS encoding amidase, whose translation MRTTSRLTALAAAPLVVAGLVMPASTAGAFTYVTDAEGTAWGIHSAAPPAVDTGSIRATQSGTGVQAPYSTMLNGYGGIRVTVDATETHRFDGELLRGFGLTESGEGQFETTQSVELSGVLVSRAVHVETGATFGRWLDTFTNTTDQTLTVEAAFGGQTGFGSTGTNASRVVTTSSGDAEVTTQDSWTASASGTNAERTSGGPTATVVGDFDRTGNWLRDTFTQPMGTQGHAANFPAYVNTLALAPGETASLLRFVVVGQPVTAGTLDAEVAEVSGVAAELAANPVLDGLSRAEICSIVNFGSLVPADEPTHCLGDGATEVEQPEAPAGPPTVTTSSYDVVDTTIEQMRADLEAGRTTAVEITQAYLDRIAAYDEGQFGFNAYTTVASDALEQAAEADRRRAAGETGAMLGIPIAVKDLYHTKDMPTTNGSLTFDGFRPAEDAYQVAQLRDAGAVIIGKATMEEYATSGSYSDSGYGTVWNAFDPSRSALASSGGSAVATATSMAAAALGSQTGDSLYAPATAASLFTLRGTDGMQSDRGVMPLSWLQDYAGAMTRSVSDLADILNVTSGTDPLNPETAEADAHRPEDWRTVLDEDALEGKRIGILPAAWVDPYGTTTTIDASQAALQHIEAAGAEIIELPQGPVAPERGSWNLNWEGWARYIESYPEFGATSPAEIVCSQDKLPYTRYAPEFCEGTQRMTDAEVAAWRDYRAQYKVNIAAWMDEYDVDAVVYPSLLSEISLNDGGGNRSSFGRRDTPSGGSGVPTVAMPAGTDVNGAPISLQLMGRAWDDAELVGMAYAFEQVAAGHVAPGTAPALTVVETPTEEPTEQPTEEPTTGDPGAEPTAEPTAEPTTTDPTAEPTTEEPTAAPTAGGPTAPGGQLPSTGPGGIAASLVAALALLAAGGAALTRRRRTQGA comes from the coding sequence ATGAGAACGACGTCACGACTCACTGCACTCGCCGCTGCACCGCTGGTCGTCGCCGGCCTGGTCATGCCGGCGAGCACGGCGGGCGCTTTCACCTACGTCACCGACGCCGAGGGCACCGCGTGGGGTATCCACAGCGCCGCACCGCCTGCCGTCGACACCGGCAGCATCCGGGCCACGCAGAGCGGCACCGGTGTGCAGGCGCCGTACTCGACGATGCTCAACGGCTACGGCGGGATCCGGGTGACCGTCGACGCGACCGAGACGCACCGCTTCGACGGTGAGCTGTTGCGCGGGTTCGGCCTGACGGAGAGTGGCGAAGGGCAGTTCGAGACGACACAGTCGGTCGAGCTGAGCGGCGTGCTCGTCTCGCGCGCCGTCCATGTCGAGACGGGCGCCACCTTCGGTCGCTGGCTGGACACCTTCACCAACACCACCGACCAGACACTGACCGTCGAGGCGGCGTTCGGCGGCCAGACCGGCTTCGGGTCCACGGGCACCAACGCGAGCCGCGTCGTCACGACCTCCAGCGGTGACGCGGAGGTGACGACGCAAGACTCGTGGACCGCGTCGGCCAGCGGGACCAACGCCGAGCGCACCTCCGGCGGCCCGACCGCGACCGTCGTCGGGGATTTCGACCGCACCGGCAACTGGCTGCGCGACACCTTCACCCAGCCGATGGGCACCCAGGGGCACGCCGCAAACTTCCCCGCCTACGTGAACACGCTTGCGCTCGCCCCCGGCGAGACCGCCTCGCTGCTGCGCTTCGTCGTCGTCGGGCAGCCGGTCACGGCCGGCACCCTGGACGCCGAGGTCGCTGAGGTGAGCGGCGTGGCTGCTGAGCTCGCCGCAAACCCGGTGCTCGACGGCCTGTCGCGCGCGGAGATCTGCTCCATCGTCAACTTCGGCAGCCTCGTGCCCGCAGACGAGCCCACGCACTGCCTCGGCGACGGCGCCACGGAGGTCGAGCAGCCCGAGGCGCCTGCCGGGCCGCCGACCGTCACCACCTCGTCCTACGACGTGGTCGACACGACGATCGAGCAGATGCGGGCGGACCTGGAGGCGGGCCGCACGACCGCCGTCGAGATCACCCAGGCCTACCTCGACCGCATCGCCGCCTACGACGAGGGCCAGTTCGGGTTCAACGCCTACACCACCGTCGCGAGCGACGCGCTGGAGCAGGCCGCCGAGGCGGACCGCCGTCGCGCGGCCGGCGAGACCGGCGCCATGCTCGGCATTCCGATCGCGGTCAAGGACCTGTACCACACCAAGGACATGCCGACCACGAACGGCTCCCTGACCTTCGACGGCTTCCGGCCGGCCGAGGACGCCTACCAGGTCGCCCAGCTGCGTGACGCCGGGGCGGTCATCATCGGCAAGGCCACCATGGAGGAGTACGCGACCAGCGGCTCCTACTCCGACAGCGGCTACGGCACCGTGTGGAACGCGTTCGACCCGTCGCGCTCCGCGCTCGCCTCCTCGGGGGGCTCGGCTGTCGCCACCGCCACCAGCATGGCGGCGGCAGCGCTCGGCTCGCAGACCGGCGACTCGCTCTACGCCCCTGCCACCGCGGCGAGCCTCTTCACGCTGCGCGGTACCGACGGCATGCAGTCCGACCGCGGCGTGATGCCGCTCTCCTGGCTCCAGGACTACGCCGGCGCCATGACCCGTTCGGTCTCCGACCTGGCGGACATCCTCAACGTCACCTCAGGTACCGACCCGTTGAACCCGGAGACCGCCGAGGCCGACGCCCACCGCCCCGAGGACTGGCGCACCGTCCTCGACGAGGACGCTCTGGAGGGCAAGCGCATCGGGATCCTGCCCGCGGCGTGGGTGGACCCGTACGGCACGACGACGACGATCGACGCGTCGCAGGCCGCTCTGCAGCACATCGAGGCGGCGGGAGCCGAGATCATCGAGCTGCCCCAGGGCCCGGTCGCACCGGAGCGCGGTTCCTGGAACCTCAACTGGGAGGGCTGGGCCCGGTACATCGAGTCCTACCCCGAATTCGGCGCGACGTCGCCCGCGGAGATCGTGTGCTCCCAGGACAAGCTGCCCTACACGCGGTACGCCCCCGAGTTCTGCGAGGGGACGCAGCGGATGACGGACGCCGAGGTCGCCGCGTGGCGTGACTACCGCGCCCAGTACAAGGTGAACATCGCCGCCTGGATGGACGAGTACGACGTGGACGCCGTGGTCTACCCGTCGCTGCTGTCGGAGATCAGCCTCAACGACGGTGGTGGGAACCGCTCCAGCTTCGGACGCCGAGACACCCCGTCGGGCGGCTCCGGCGTCCCGACGGTCGCCATGCCGGCCGGGACGGACGTCAACGGTGCGCCGATCAGCCTGCAGCTGATGGGCCGTGCGTGGGACGACGCGGAGCTCGTCGGCATGGCGTACGCCTTCGAGCAGGTCGCCGCCGGCCACGTCGCCCCGGGCACCGCCCCGGCACTGACCGTCGTCGAGACACCCACCGAGGAGCCGACGGAGCAGCCGACCGAGGAGCCGACGACCGGCGACCCCGGCGCGGAGCCGACCGCGGAGCCGACCGCGGAGCCGACCACCACCGATCCGACCGCGGAGCCCACGACGGAGGAGCCCACCGCGGCGCCCACCGCGGGCGGCCCCACGGCGCCCGGCGGCCAGCTGCCGAGCACAGGTCCTGGCGGGATCGCGGCGAGCCTCGTCGCCGCCCTGGCACTCCTCGCCGCGGGTGGTGCGGCACTCACCCGGCGCCGGAGGACGCAGGGAGCGTGA
- a CDS encoding DUF2867 domain-containing protein, producing the protein MEPTRIRRRGGGAPSVAARRLRGAARWSNRLPDVEHTARPWRIHQIAPDFEVEDVWAYRTPGAGPDDFPLMLAALRAAGGLNENPRLVRALFAMRWKLGALLGWDTPDRGLAGRVVPLRDRLPADLRQEAAGEPVPHTPFTLVYELADECVIELANTTVHDLCHLGWVPTHDGEYELRMAALVKPNGRFGRVYMAAIKPFRYLIVYPALTRKWERAWRERDRLVLGPDAGAPTPRPGRPERHRDPSGDARTAWAGRLIVFYGTAHTLGALTALGAARHAGAWFRRELWHEDLSHMSPAMSAYWLSVNSFGPPLVVVGLTVLWLNRRGVAPPAFLAWALGGWLVVEAAIAGPGVGQDLILLSAVALLLAARRARRRATLASRACGLAQPVAT; encoded by the coding sequence ATGGAGCCGACCCGGATCCGACGACGCGGCGGCGGCGCACCCTCAGTGGCCGCCCGGCGGCTCCGCGGCGCTGCCCGGTGGTCGAACCGGCTGCCCGACGTTGAGCACACCGCCCGCCCGTGGCGGATCCACCAGATCGCGCCCGACTTCGAGGTCGAGGACGTGTGGGCCTACCGCACACCCGGGGCCGGGCCCGACGACTTTCCCCTCATGCTGGCCGCGTTGCGCGCCGCGGGGGGCCTCAACGAGAACCCCCGGTTGGTCCGCGCCCTCTTCGCGATGCGCTGGAAGCTCGGCGCACTCCTCGGCTGGGACACGCCCGACCGGGGGCTCGCGGGCCGAGTCGTCCCCCTGCGTGACCGGCTGCCGGCCGACCTGCGCCAGGAGGCGGCCGGGGAGCCGGTGCCCCACACGCCGTTCACGCTGGTGTACGAGCTGGCGGACGAGTGCGTCATCGAGCTGGCCAACACGACCGTCCACGACCTGTGCCACCTGGGCTGGGTGCCGACCCACGACGGCGAGTACGAGCTGCGCATGGCTGCCCTGGTGAAGCCCAACGGCCGGTTCGGACGGGTGTACATGGCCGCGATCAAGCCGTTCCGGTACCTCATCGTCTACCCGGCGCTGACCCGGAAGTGGGAGCGCGCCTGGCGGGAGCGGGATCGCCTCGTGCTCGGTCCGGACGCCGGCGCCCCGACGCCGCGCCCCGGCCGTCCCGAGCGGCACCGCGACCCGTCCGGTGACGCCCGGACGGCGTGGGCGGGCCGGCTCATCGTGTTCTACGGGACCGCCCACACGCTCGGCGCCTTGACGGCCCTGGGCGCCGCGCGCCATGCCGGGGCGTGGTTCCGACGGGAGCTGTGGCACGAGGACCTCTCGCACATGAGTCCGGCCATGAGCGCCTACTGGCTGAGCGTGAACAGCTTCGGCCCGCCCCTCGTCGTGGTCGGTCTCACCGTGCTGTGGCTCAACCGCCGGGGCGTCGCTCCTCCCGCGTTCCTCGCCTGGGCGTTGGGCGGCTGGCTCGTGGTTGAGGCCGCCATCGCCGGCCCGGGGGTCGGTCAGGACCTCATCCTCCTGAGTGCCGTCGCCCTGCTCCTGGCCGCCCGCCGCGCCAGGCGTCGGGCCACCCTCGCGTCCCGCGCGTGCGGGCTTGCCCAGCCGGTCGCCACCTGA